TTAATTGAGGGTTCTTTAATTAATCATCCTGTCTAGGTTGCTCCTCTTTGGCATTTGTCTGTGTTTACATCTTCTGCCTTTGTTGTTGTTTTATCTCAACATGTAGTACTTGCATTCATGTCTGCTCATTATTGGTGATGGCTCGTCGTCGCGTGTGTTACATGCTCCTGCTGTTGGTGCTCTGGGTGTTCGTAAGAGAAAGAGTACGTTGTCTTGTGTGGTCGTTTGTTTATGTTTTGTTTGGTATGCACGTGTTCACTTGTGTTGGCTCTGCCGGTTTCCCAGGGGATGGCTGGTTCCCCGTTCTGACTCCTGCCATGTCGGCTAGAAACCGAAAAAGGCGTAAGTTACTTAGGACCCTTCATCACCACGGTGTTACAGGTGCTGGTCTGCATGTTCGTGGGTGCATATTTGTTTTGTTTGGTTGGTATGTTTCGGGTGTTGTTTCTCACAACAAACGCGTGTGTAGATCTTGGGTTTATAGATGGGTTACCAGATGAGTTGCTAGCTGATTGGACCGGGTTTCCTGCCGAGGTTGTTGACAATCTCAAAGGTACTGCCTGTTAGGTTCTTGATAATTGTGCTTTCTCCTTTTCTTATGATGGCTGGCCTCTGAGTATTGCATTTTCTGTAGCGTCCTATAAGGATAGGTCTTACCATGGTCCTCCCGAGTATCAATGCCCCCATTGTAAGGCCTCTTTTTGGTTTGAGGAGAGGGTCAAGTCGTCTTCTTCATGGGTGCAACGTAAAATCATTTATAACCTTTGTTGCAAAGGTGGAAAAGTCGTTGTTAAACCCTTCAAGGAACCACCCGCTTTCTTGAATCGCTTGTTATCTTATGATGGTGATCGTGTTTCCAAGCAATTCCTGACTAAGATACGACAATACAATTGCATGTTTGCATTTACATCTATGGGGGCGACCATTGATCGTTCGTTAGAGGGTACGCGGGGTCCTAACCTTTACAAGATTTGTGGTCAGGTCCATCACCGTATTGGTTCTCTTTTGCCATCGAAAGATGAGTCGCCTAAATTCGCTGAGATGTATATTTATGACACTGCTAATGAAGTGGACCATAGGATGAATGCGGTCAATGTATATGGTACTTCCTCAAGACAGTTAGATCGTTCTATTCTGGAGGGTTTAAAGGATATGCTTGACCAGAACAATTCTTTGGTTAAGAAGTTtaggatggctaaagagaggttAGAGGAGCATCCAGCTGAGCGTATAGCTATTAGGATCATTGCGCCTGGTGAAGGTGATGGTCCACAGTATAACCTGCCCACGGCTAATGAGCTGGCGGCCCTGGTTGTTGGTGATTTTACTTTAGACGCATCTTCTCGAGATATCATGATACATGATAGGGTTGAAGGGCTGCATCAAATTAATTCTTTGCATCCAGCCTATATGCGATTGCAGTATCCACTGTTGTTCCCGTATGGTGAGAGAGGTTTCCAAATTGATGTTCCATATAAAGGATTGCGGGCCGGGGAAAAGACCAGGGGTAAAGTTACTATGCAGGACTATTACTGTTATGCGTGTCATTGTCGCCCGGAACAGCCAAATCCTTACTTATGTTATGGGTCTTTGTCTTCACAAATTGTTGTTGACTGTCGCGCTTGCATTGATGAGCAGCGACTTTGGTACATACTTAGGCACCAGGATGATTTTCGATCTAAGCATATGCAGGGTGTTACAGATGCTGTTGGCCAGGGTTATGTCAATGGCTGGTCTGTTGAAAAAAAAACTATTTGCCCGTCCAGTCATACTGGTGGGAAACGTTACTTTCAGGAGAACTTCCAAGATGGTCTTGCAATCTGTCGAGTGCATGGTGCCCCTGATATTTTTACTACTTTTACGTGTAATCCAAAGTGGCTTGAGATCGCTGAGGCCTTACTGTTAGAACCTGGACAAAAGCCGCGTGTCAGGGCTGACATTGTTGTTAGGGTCTTTAGCATGAAACTTGATGAATATCTAGATGAGATTAAGTCGGGGCGTGCCTACGGTCCTATAAAGGCTGGTACTGTCTTTTCCCCTTTCAGTCGGTCTGCTATCTGAGATTTTCTGCTTAGTGCATATGTATTTCTCTGTTTTTTGACCTGTTGTTGTTTTTGCTTTTCAGTTCTATACAGCGTTGAGTTCCAGAAACGGGGACTGCCACATGCTCATATCCTTGTTTGGTTGAAGGGAGATCATTCAAAGGTTAGTGCAGATGTCATTGACTCCTTTGTGTGTGCTGAGATCCCAGATCCTCTTGTTGATCCACTGGGGTATTCATTAGTTTCTGAGTTTATGATGCATGGCCCGTGTGGCGACATGAATGATAAGTGTGTTTGTATGAAAAAAGGCGTCTGCTCTAAGCATTTCCCTAAGAGTTTTCAAGATATGACGACCATAGATGAAAATGGATTCGCTTTGTATAGGCGTCGTGACAGCGGGCACCGTGTGTTTAAAAATGGTCACTATCTTGACAATAGACATGTTGTACCTTATAATATGACCTTACTGAAAAAGTTTCAAGGGCACATCAATGTTGAGTGGTGTAACAAAACACAAGTTATGAAAATCGTATCGCCTTCCTTGAAAATCGTATCACCTTCCTTGAAAAGCAGTCAGATACATAGAGACTATGACCAACACGGTTGTCAGAGACATAAACTATGCAAAAACAAAGCGCCAGGAAAATCATATCGCCTTCCTTGAAAATCGGATCAAAGAATCAGAAATCAAAGGCAAGAAGCTTAGCAGAGGTTGGCATCTGTCTACCAGATATATGTACTACTTTTCTGAACAAATGCGAAATGCGGCTGCGATGAACCTCCCTTTTGGAGATCTCCCAGATGTAGTTGAATACAGGAGCGGCCGTCTCGCAAGGGCGCTGCAAAGAAGAATGTGATGGTGAATATCCTTTACCCCAGGATATCACCAGCTACATTATCCGTGGAAATATCTTCTAATTCTGTGCATAGGATGTGCCCGCTTTTGTTTATGTGCTGTTACCATCTAGGTTAAACTAGGCTCTATCGAACATGCCCTTTATCGTTTAATGAGATGAAGGCAGTGATTCCCTCGTTTCATATTTACTGTTATGTACCATTTTTACACTGTCATTTGTGCCCGATCTCTACCATGCTTCCTGTGCTCAGCCTATTTAATTATGCATATCCTTTGTCTGACAGAATTATCGTAGCTTCATCCTCACCCAGTTAATTTCTCTTTTTCATAGATGATGTGGAGATCGTTGAGATTTCGGGTACATATCTACTCGGCGGTATATTAGATAAGCTCGACCTTCCAGCACCGCGCTATCACTCTCAGACACATCGAAGGGGCCAGTTTGTGACTGATGTTACATTTTATCCCTCAAAAGAGCATCTGCGACACCCGCCTACACCGGTCCAGCTCTCGAGCTCTCCCCTACATAACTTGCAGAGCACAATAGATGTAGTTTCTCAAAAGGCAATACACTATATGGAAGATAACCAAAGAAGGTCTTGCAAGACTACAACTATATTGAATTGAAAAGATCAGAGGAGGCCAACTTACAGCTTACTGACCTACTAGCTGAGAAAGATAAAGGATCAAAGGGCTAGCAACGACCACCGGTAACTACATAGGTGCTGTCTTTTCAATCTGTGATCGGATATCTTCCTTGGTTGTATCTGAGTCACTTCCAGCTGGGCCCACGCTAGGCGTTGAGTGGGCTAGGAAGATTTCAGAAGTTAAGCGTGATGTTGCTCGGCTGAGCAAGCTTTCACATGACGCCCTTCAGCTCCTCAGGGTTGCATTTGGTTATCCACCTCGACCTTTAGAATTTAAACGACCAACTATGAAGACAATTTACCTGTTGTCCTTTTGGTTCGCGTGTTGTAATCCCGGTGATTTGGTGTTGAACTTAATTAGTACATGCGCCTATATAACTGCCTTATTCTATCCTAGGTGTGCTGGGCTAACTCTCTCTGTTAAATTCATTCATCTAAAAAATATCGCCTTCTCCGTCGCAGTTGGTTATCGCCGGCCCATCCCAAAAGCATCTTGGATCAGAAGGATAGATACAGCCCATTAGCGATGATGGCATTTTCCTTTTTCCTACGCGTTCTGTGCTGCTGTGTTAAATCACTCTCGCTGCCCGGTGGGCTTCTCTCGACTGGGCCCACCGTATCCCAGTGGATGGGTAGGAGTCCTGGTACAAAAGAACCGGACGATCGCTAGACCGCCGGTTAGATCACCATCACCAGAAAGGAACACGTGCGGCCTCCCTACTTGGCTGGAGCGGCGGCTTCTACTGTTCGTCATCGGTGCGGGAGGTGATTCTATTCACTCACCGTCTCACATACGCATCCAACCACTCGCTCTCATCCCCTTCCTCCACTTCACTCCCCTGCTTCTCTCCTCGCAGTTCCCCTCAAACTTATACCTAGATCCACGCTGCTGCTCAAATCGACGAGCGGTGCGAGATGAAGAAGAGCACATCTAGCTACGATTGATCTTTACGGCAGGTATTTCTCCTCCCTCTGTTGTATTTCGATCTGGTTCGTCTATGGACATGGGTTTGCTAGGTTTCCTAAGTGTTGTTCCTCCCCGTCTTGTAGCCCGAGCTCTTCCCTTCGATTCACCGTCTTTGAGAACTCTAGGCCAGCTAAATCATTCGCCAATGCTCGGTTCTTATCAGAAGGTAGATTCTAAAATCTAACCCTACTTACAATAGAGAGGTGCGAGTTAATGGCCCTCAACTTGATGCGAACAGACATGCACCTAGATAAAACACATATCCTATAAATAAAGACACTAATTTGCTATGCCATATGCATACCCACATTTAAATATTATTGGTTTAtcccctgtcctttcatcattaCTGAACCACATCGACTTGTAGCAATAGCATAATCACCGGCCCTTTTGTATGGTCAATAATACTGTGAGGACTAAATTAACCATACCTGCATTTTATTCCGATCCAAGCCCTCTGCTGAATGAGATCCTAGGTCTCACTTCATTTATGCATACAAAATTACAAATAAGGCAATTATAATCCAGTGCCCTTCCAAACAAGATATCTCATTCTCTATCTTGTTTTGTTAGTACTCCTCTTCCAAACACAACCTCGAACCTAACTACATTTTATAAATTACATACCTGTTGCCTCGCTGAATTTACTGCATGCATTGATTTCCCTTTCTCACAAACTACATCAGACAACGAATAAGAATCATATGTTCGATTGCATCCAAAGCATTGACTTGCTTGCTTACTCTTCCATTTTAAAAATAAGTGTTGTTTCCGATGTCATTCACTCTTACTACACTATGATTTTTGGACCAGGTTTCAACATGAACCCTGTGGACCTTCCTTCCAAAGTCATCCTGGATGCTATGTTTGACAAAGTCAGCCTTCCAACGGCCGCCTACTCTGCACATGCAGTTCATCGCGGGTGCCTTGAAGTCACTGTCGCCTTCCATCCAATTGCCAGTGAACTGGAGCGTCCTGTTAGTCAGACATATATTTCAACCTCTGCTTTCACTGATCTAGAAGAAGCACAGAATCATgtttgaaaggatcgatatagttgactagaggggggggtgaataggcaactaacaatttttagcttttctttaccaatttaaactttgcatcaaagtaggttgtctagatatgcaactaggtgagcaacctatatgatgcaacaacaataagcatacacgcaagcaagagataaggcacaaataaacttgcacaagtaaaggcacgagataaccaagagtggagccggtgaagacgaggatgtgttaccgaagttccttccctttgagaggaagtacgtctccgttggagcggtgtggaggcacaatgctccccaagaagccactagggccaccgtattctcctcacgccctcacacaatgcgagatgccgtgattccactattggtgtccttgaaggcggcgaccgaacctttacaaacaaggttggggcaatctccacaacttaattggaggctcccaacgacaccacgaagcttcaccacaatggagtatggctccacggtgacctcaaccgtctagggtgctcaacacccaagagtaacaagatccacaagggattagtggggggattcaaatatctcttggtgggagtgtagatcggggcctcctcaaccaatccctagagaatcaacaagtttgattggctagggaaggagatcgggcaaaaatggagcttagagcaacaatggagcttggaggtggaagaggtagtcaactagaggaggaagacaccccttatatagtggaagaacaaatccaaccgttatccaccaactcagcctgcgcagcgtggtactaccgcacctgagacgcggtactaccgcaggggcacgcggtactaccaCAGGGgtatgcggtactaccgcagagccccgcggtactaccgcaggggtatgcggtactaccgcagagccccgcggtactaccgcccatgcagcagagaccagaacagccacacatgcactaaggcagagggcggtagtactgctggcgcggtactaccgctcccccttgcggtactaccgcaaggcagggactgtccagggatgggaaggcacggatataaaaaattacatctgTGGCTACTTCCGCGGAGTAGGAGTCGATGCAAAAACac
This genomic window from Aegilops tauschii subsp. strangulata cultivar AL8/78 chromosome 4, Aet v6.0, whole genome shotgun sequence contains:
- the LOC109757334 gene encoding uncharacterized protein isoform X2, translating into MARRRVCYMLLLLVLWVFVRERVRCLVWSFVYVLFGMHVFTCVGSAGFPGDGWFPVLTPAMSARNRKRRKLLRTLHHHGVTDLGFIDGLPDELLADWTGFPAEVVDNLKASYKDRSYHGPPEYQCPHCKASFWFEERVKSSSSWVQRKIIYNLCCKGGKVVVKPFKEPPAFLNRLLSYDGDRVSKQFLTKIRQYNCMFAFTSMGATIDRSLEGTRGPNLYKICGQVHHRIGSLLPSKDESPKFAEMYIYDTANEVDHRMNAVNVYGTSSRQLDRSILEGLKDMLDQNNSLVKKFRMAKERLEEHPAERIAIRIIAPGEGDGPQYNLPTANELAALVVGDFTLDASSRDIMIHDRVEGLHQINSLHPAYMRLQYPLLFPYGERGFQIDVPYKGLRAGEKTRGKVTMQDYYCYACHCRPEQPNPYLCYGSLSSQIVVDCRACIDEQRLWYILRHQDDFRSKHMQGVTDAVGQGYVNGWSVEKKTICPSSHTGGKRYFQENFQDGLAICRVHGAPDIFTTFTCNPKWLEIAEALLLEPGQKPRVRADIVVRVFSMKLDEYLDEIKSGRAYGPIKAGTVFSPFSRSAI
- the LOC109757334 gene encoding uncharacterized protein isoform X1, which codes for MVGGSSPLSCVVACLFSSCPPFVSFRLGAHSSPCSCALVCESSLGLVADGLRWRRAAVTRLRSAVLLFAGPGSAAPFFDLRLLLLGQQTCSSSCACWSSRLAPRICRLFWSRGYFSEPAVLIGPVTWWCCWLLRTYLHSCLLIIGDGSSSRVLHAPAVGALGVRKRKRDGWFPVLTPAMSARNRKRRKLLRTLHHHGVTDLGFIDGLPDELLADWTGFPAEVVDNLKASYKDRSYHGPPEYQCPHCKASFWFEERVKSSSSWVQRKIIYNLCCKGGKVVVKPFKEPPAFLNRLLSYDGDRVSKQFLTKIRQYNCMFAFTSMGATIDRSLEGTRGPNLYKICGQVHHRIGSLLPSKDESPKFAEMYIYDTANEVDHRMNAVNVYGTSSRQLDRSILEGLKDMLDQNNSLVKKFRMAKERLEEHPAERIAIRIIAPGEGDGPQYNLPTANELAALVVGDFTLDASSRDIMIHDRVEGLHQINSLHPAYMRLQYPLLFPYGERGFQIDVPYKGLRAGEKTRGKVTMQDYYCYACHCRPEQPNPYLCYGSLSSQIVVDCRACIDEQRLWYILRHQDDFRSKHMQGVTDAVGQGYVNGWSVEKKTICPSSHTGGKRYFQENFQDGLAICRVHGAPDIFTTFTCNPKWLEIAEALLLEPGQKPRVRADIVVRVFSMKLDEYLDEIKSGRAYGPIKAGTVFSPFSRSAI
- the LOC109757334 gene encoding uncharacterized protein isoform X3, with product MVGGSSPLSCVVACLFSSCPPFVSFRLGAHSSPCSCALVCESSLGLVADGLRWRRAAVTRLRSAVLLFAGPGSAAPFFDLRLLLLGQQTCSSSCACWSSRLAPRICRLFWSRGYFSEPAVLIGPVTWWCCWLLRTYLHSCLLIIGDGSSSRVLHAPAVGALGVRKRKRDGWFPVLTPAMSARNRKRRKLLRTLHHHGVTDLGFIDGLPDELLADWTGFPAEVVDNLKVLYSVEFQKRGLPHAHILVWLKGDHSKMMWRSLRFRVHIYSAVY